The following proteins are encoded in a genomic region of Oncorhynchus keta strain PuntledgeMale-10-30-2019 chromosome 6, Oket_V2, whole genome shotgun sequence:
- the LOC118385385 gene encoding torsin-1A-like isoform X1 — protein sequence MKATYATYFVYYVLISSGFVNAFEPISTTFVVGVGVGLAAVGRTIYNYVYESCDSKWIAFNSTGLEVALDQKLFGQHVASRVIQKAVTGFMNNKNPIKPLVLSLHGWTGTGKNFVSQLIAENIYKEGMASSFVHQFVTTHFLNWSQLENYKSQLQQWIKGNVTNCPRSMFIFDKMDKMHPGLIDCIKPYLGYSEYLDGVSYRQAIFIFLSNAGVQHITQEALDFWKAGRDREEIKLHDLEPALSLTLFNNKKSQDSLLYVTTPGVRRMGMLLESFQTFNTKKTCGLWPSSLMDRNLVDVVVPFLPLEYRHVLLCVKAEMSARGLEPNQDVVDQMAREMVYFPKSEKIFSAKGCKTINRRLDYFT from the exons ATGAAAGCAACATACGCAACATATTTCGTATATTATGTGTTGATATCGAGTGGTTTTGTGAATGCGTTCGAACCAATCTCAACCACATTTGTGGTCGGTGTGGGAGTAGGCCTAGCAGCAGTGGGGCGGACAATTTACAATTATGTATATGAAAGTTGCGATTCAAAATGGATTGCTTTTAATTCAACAG GTTTGGAAGTGGCCCTAGATCAGAAGCTGTTTGGTCAACATGTTGCCTCCAGAGTCATCCAGAAAGCTGTAACAGGTTTCATGAACAATAAAAACCCTATAAAGCCCCTggttctctctctacatggctggaCTGGCACAGGGAAGAACTTCGTCAGCCAGTTGATAGCTGAAAACATCTACAAGGAGGGCATGGCCAGCAGTTTCGTCCATCAGTTTGTGACTACTCACTTCCTTAATTGGAGTCAGCTTGAGAACTACAag TCTCAGCTGCAGCAGTGGATCAAAGGCAACGTCACCAACTGCCCACGTTCCATGTTCATCTTTGACAAGATGGACAAGATGCATCCTGGCCTGATCGACTGTATAAAGCCCTACCTGGGTTACTCTGAATATCTGGACGGGGTCTCGTACCGTCAAGCCATCTTCATCTTCCTCAG CAATGCTGGAGTACAGCACATAACACAGGAGGCCCTGGACTTCTGGAAAGCAGGTCGAGACCGAGAGGAAATAAAATTGCATGACTTAGAACCAGCTCTCTCCCTGACCTTGTTCAACAACAAGAAGA GTCAGGATTCTCTCCTTTATGTTACTACGCCTGGGGTTAGAAGAATGGGGATGTTATTGGAGTCTTTTCAGACTTTCAATACAAAGAAAACTT GTGGGTTGTGGCCCTCGAGTCTGATGGACAGGAACCTAGTTGACGTCGTTGTCCCCTTCCTGCCTCTGGAGTACAGACACGTGCTGCTGTGTGTCAAGGCAGAGATGTCCGCCAGGGGCCTGGAGCCCAACCAGGACGTGGTCGACCAGATGGCCAGAGAGATGGTCTATTTCCCCAAGAGCGAGAAGATCTTCTCTGCCAAGGGCTGCAAGACCATCAACAGAAGGCTAGATTACTTCACATAA
- the LOC118385385 gene encoding torsin-1A-like isoform X2 produces MKATYATYFVYYVLISSGFVNAFEPISTTFVVGVGVGLAAVGRTIYNYVYESCDSKWIAFNSTGLEVALDQKLFGQHVASRVIQKAVTGFMNNKNPIKPLVLSLHGWTGTGKNFVSQLIAENIYKEGMASSFVHQFVTTHFLNWSQLENYKSQLQQWIKGNVTNCPRSMFIFDKMDKMHPGLIDCIKPYLGYSEYLDGVSYRQAIFIFLSNAGVQHITQEALDFWKAGRDREEIKLHDLEPALSLTLFNNKKSGLWPSSLMDRNLVDVVVPFLPLEYRHVLLCVKAEMSARGLEPNQDVVDQMAREMVYFPKSEKIFSAKGCKTINRRLDYFT; encoded by the exons ATGAAAGCAACATACGCAACATATTTCGTATATTATGTGTTGATATCGAGTGGTTTTGTGAATGCGTTCGAACCAATCTCAACCACATTTGTGGTCGGTGTGGGAGTAGGCCTAGCAGCAGTGGGGCGGACAATTTACAATTATGTATATGAAAGTTGCGATTCAAAATGGATTGCTTTTAATTCAACAG GTTTGGAAGTGGCCCTAGATCAGAAGCTGTTTGGTCAACATGTTGCCTCCAGAGTCATCCAGAAAGCTGTAACAGGTTTCATGAACAATAAAAACCCTATAAAGCCCCTggttctctctctacatggctggaCTGGCACAGGGAAGAACTTCGTCAGCCAGTTGATAGCTGAAAACATCTACAAGGAGGGCATGGCCAGCAGTTTCGTCCATCAGTTTGTGACTACTCACTTCCTTAATTGGAGTCAGCTTGAGAACTACAag TCTCAGCTGCAGCAGTGGATCAAAGGCAACGTCACCAACTGCCCACGTTCCATGTTCATCTTTGACAAGATGGACAAGATGCATCCTGGCCTGATCGACTGTATAAAGCCCTACCTGGGTTACTCTGAATATCTGGACGGGGTCTCGTACCGTCAAGCCATCTTCATCTTCCTCAG CAATGCTGGAGTACAGCACATAACACAGGAGGCCCTGGACTTCTGGAAAGCAGGTCGAGACCGAGAGGAAATAAAATTGCATGACTTAGAACCAGCTCTCTCCCTGACCTTGTTCAACAACAAGAAGA GTGGGTTGTGGCCCTCGAGTCTGATGGACAGGAACCTAGTTGACGTCGTTGTCCCCTTCCTGCCTCTGGAGTACAGACACGTGCTGCTGTGTGTCAAGGCAGAGATGTCCGCCAGGGGCCTGGAGCCCAACCAGGACGTGGTCGACCAGATGGCCAGAGAGATGGTCTATTTCCCCAAGAGCGAGAAGATCTTCTCTGCCAAGGGCTGCAAGACCATCAACAGAAGGCTAGATTACTTCACATAA
- the LOC118385385 gene encoding torsin-1A-like isoform X3 encodes MKATYATYFVYYVLISSGFVNAFEPISTTFVVGVGVGLAAVGRTIYNYVYESCDSKWIAFNSTGKNFVSQLIAENIYKEGMASSFVHQFVTTHFLNWSQLENYKSQLQQWIKGNVTNCPRSMFIFDKMDKMHPGLIDCIKPYLGYSEYLDGVSYRQAIFIFLSNAGVQHITQEALDFWKAGRDREEIKLHDLEPALSLTLFNNKKSQDSLLYVTTPGVRRMGMLLESFQTFNTKKTCGLWPSSLMDRNLVDVVVPFLPLEYRHVLLCVKAEMSARGLEPNQDVVDQMAREMVYFPKSEKIFSAKGCKTINRRLDYFT; translated from the exons ATGAAAGCAACATACGCAACATATTTCGTATATTATGTGTTGATATCGAGTGGTTTTGTGAATGCGTTCGAACCAATCTCAACCACATTTGTGGTCGGTGTGGGAGTAGGCCTAGCAGCAGTGGGGCGGACAATTTACAATTATGTATATGAAAGTTGCGATTCAAAATGGATTGCTTTTAATTCAACAG GGAAGAACTTCGTCAGCCAGTTGATAGCTGAAAACATCTACAAGGAGGGCATGGCCAGCAGTTTCGTCCATCAGTTTGTGACTACTCACTTCCTTAATTGGAGTCAGCTTGAGAACTACAag TCTCAGCTGCAGCAGTGGATCAAAGGCAACGTCACCAACTGCCCACGTTCCATGTTCATCTTTGACAAGATGGACAAGATGCATCCTGGCCTGATCGACTGTATAAAGCCCTACCTGGGTTACTCTGAATATCTGGACGGGGTCTCGTACCGTCAAGCCATCTTCATCTTCCTCAG CAATGCTGGAGTACAGCACATAACACAGGAGGCCCTGGACTTCTGGAAAGCAGGTCGAGACCGAGAGGAAATAAAATTGCATGACTTAGAACCAGCTCTCTCCCTGACCTTGTTCAACAACAAGAAGA GTCAGGATTCTCTCCTTTATGTTACTACGCCTGGGGTTAGAAGAATGGGGATGTTATTGGAGTCTTTTCAGACTTTCAATACAAAGAAAACTT GTGGGTTGTGGCCCTCGAGTCTGATGGACAGGAACCTAGTTGACGTCGTTGTCCCCTTCCTGCCTCTGGAGTACAGACACGTGCTGCTGTGTGTCAAGGCAGAGATGTCCGCCAGGGGCCTGGAGCCCAACCAGGACGTGGTCGACCAGATGGCCAGAGAGATGGTCTATTTCCCCAAGAGCGAGAAGATCTTCTCTGCCAAGGGCTGCAAGACCATCAACAGAAGGCTAGATTACTTCACATAA